The DNA segment CGAGGCCGTCCGGGGCCAGGAGCGCCCGCGAGCGCTGTACGTCTTCTACGGCTACACCGCCGGCAACGGGACGTTCATCGACGAGATCATAGAGACGGCGGGCGCCAGGAACGTCGCGGCCGAAGCGGGCGTCTCCGGGTTCAAGAAGCTCAACGCCGAGGTCGTCGTCGAGCGCGACCCCGAGTGGATACTCATGAACGACAACGACCCCGCGGTGCCCGACGGCGCGGCGTACGCCAACACCACTGCCGTTCGGCAGAACCAGACGGTCGTCGTCCCGATTCAGCGGTTGAACCAGCCCGCACCCCGAGTCGTCCTTGCCGTGACGACGCTCGCGAAGGCGTTCCACCCCGAGGCGTACGCCGCGGCGAACGCAACCGCGACTCCGACGACCGCGGGCGCGAGCAGCGACGAAACCGCCGCGGGGACCCCGGCGTCGGACTCGCAGGGCGTGGGCGTTCCCGGCTTCGGCGCGACCGTCGCAGTTGTCGCACTGCTCGCGGCGCTGTTCGTCGCCGGGCGAGAGTAGCGAGACGCGGACTCGGCCTGCACCTCGAAGAAACAAGTGGGGCGGACCGACGAAACCTGCTTCTTCGCGTTACCGCGAAATGCCGTACACGTCGCCAGTCCAGTCCCGGGCCGGCTTGTCGTACACGGGATAGTCGCGGTCGAGGTCGTCAAGGCGCCGGCGGTCCGCCGCGTCGAGTTCCCAGTCGAACAGTTCGGCGTTCTCGCGGACGTGCTCGGCCGACGACGACTTCGGGATGACGACCACGTCCTGCTCGACGGCCCACTTGAGGACCACCTGCGCGGGCGTCCGGTCGTACTTCTCCGCGAGTTCTCGGACGGTGTCGTCGCCGAGCACCTCCGTCCGGGCCAGCGGTGCGGCGGCCTCGACGACCACGTCGGTTTCCCGGCAGTACTCGACCAGGTCGGGCCGCTGGAACCACGGGTGGAACTCTATCTGGTTGACCGCGATGGGCACCGGCGAGACGTGATGGGCGGCGCTCAACTGGTAGGCGCTGAAGTTCGAGACGCCGACGTTGCGCACCTTCCCCTCCTCGCGGAGCCGCGCCATCGCGTGGAGCGTCTCGCGCAACGAGATGGCGGGGTTGGGCCAGTGGATCAGGTAGAGGTCGAGGTAGTCGGTTCCCAGTCGGTCGAGGGAGGCCTCGCAGGCGTCCAGCACCGACTCGTAGTTCAGGTTCGACGGGAGCACCTTCGAGGTGAGAAACAGGTCCTCGCGGGCCGCGTCGGCGTCGGCCAGCACGTCACCGATTTCGGCCTCGTTCATGTAGCCCTCGGCGGTGTCGACGTGGGTGTAGCCCGAGTCGAGGGCGGCCCGCACCGAGTCGCGGACGTCGTCGTCGTGGAGCTTCCACGTTCCACAGCCGACCAGGGGCATCTCGTCGCCGCTCGGCAGGGTCACTGACGGTGTACTCATACCGCCCGCAGGTGTGAGGCGTATCGCCTTCAATCGTGGGACTTCCCTCGCTTCTTGCCGAGAGCGCGGGCCGTCTTCCTCGAATGGTGGCGTGCATCAAATAACGGGGTAATACCGGGGAGATTATACCGAACCCGACGAGAACCGAGGCTATGCCCTCCGAAACGAACGCGCTCTTGCAGTCGATACGCCACTGGTTGCGAGTAATCGCGCTTTTACTCGGAATCGGACTGATCACGTTGGCCCACATCGGTTACGTCCAAAACGCAACGCACCTTCTGTACTGGCAGAGTCTCGTATTTAGCGTCGTTGGCGTACTCGGCAGCGTCGTCGCGCTCGGTGCGGGTATACGGATACTCGGCAGACGCTCACGTTCCGAGTCCGTCGACCGGTCGACCGAGTAACCGAATCGCTCGATTCGTGGTTTCGACCGAGCACGGACGACAGCGAGGTCCCGAACCGAGAAACACCATCATCAACCACTACTACGGCTCGAACGTCTCCGCCGTCCGGTCGGTCGTGACGCCGTACTCGGCCGCCTCGACAGACTCGGGCAGGGCAGTCTCGGCGTAGCGCGACCGGAGACTCTCCCGGAGGGCGTCGCGCACGCACGCCCTGGCGGCCGCGCCGACGGACGTTCCGCTCCCCGCGAACGTCGCCGGTTCGCCCGCAGGGTCGCAGGCGGCGACCACCGCGTCGGTCGTCGTGCCTGGGAACCCCGTCTCGGCCAGCAGGGTCGCGGTCTTGGCCTCGACGGCGACCGACAGTAGCGTCGCGAGGCCGGCGTTGTCGAGCGCCCGCGTCGTCCCGACGACGACGTTCACGGTGCCGGGTCGCCACTCGTCGGTTTCGCGGGTCGACCGTTCGGCGTCGTCCGACCCCTCCGACGCCTCCGAGTCGCCGGACCCGGCCGCCGCGGCGGCCGGGTCCGGCGACGCCAAATCGACCATCGGGAGCGCCGCCGGGTTCGAGACGCCCGCGGTGACGACCGCCTCGACCGACCCCCGGCGCGCCCCGCGGGCGTGGCGGAGGTCGACGCCGGTCAGTAGCGCCGGGCCGGGTTCGGCGAACCCGGCCCGGTCGCGGCGCTCGGCGACGTAGTCGTCGAGGTCGGTGCGGTCGAATCCTTCGGGGACCGAGACGTTGTAGGCGGCCGCCGCGTCCGCGAACCCGCCGGCCCACCCCGTGGAGAGCCACCGAGTGTCGGGTCGGCGCAACCGGAGCGCGTCGGCCCGCACCGTCGTCTCAAACATCGCGCATCACCGCCAGCAGGCGGTCGTTCTCCTCGGGGAGGCGGACCGCGACTCGAACGTGCGAGTCGAGGCCACGGAACGTCGTGGCGTCCCGTATCGCGATTCCGCGCTCGCGGGCGGCCGCGACGACCGCCCCGGGGTCGCGCTCGCCGACGTCGACCAGCAGGTAGGGCGCCTCCGAGGGGTGGACCTCGAAGCGCTCGCCGAGCGCGTCGGCCATCCTGGCGCGCTCGCGCCGGACGCGTTCGCGGGTTTCGGCGACGAACGCCCCGTCCCGGAGGCAGTGCGCGCCCACCGCGGCGGCGGGCGTCCCGAGGTTCCACGCCCGACGCGCCGTTTCGAGCGCCTCGCGCTCCTCGCCAACCCCGACCGCGAACCCGGCGCGCAGGCCCGGCAGGCCGAACAGTTTGGTGAGCGAGCGCGCGACCACGACTCCCTCGGTGTCCGCGAGCGACGGTCGGTCGGTGAACCCCAGGAACGCCTCGTCGACGACGAGCAGGCAGTCGGCGTCCCGGCATTCGGCCGCGAACGCCCGGAGTGCCTCGTCGTAGGCTCGGCCGGTCGGGTTGTTGGGGTTGCAGACCACCGCGGCGGCGCGGCCGGCGGGGTCGGCGTCCAGCACCTCGGCGGCGGGGACGAACTCGGGGTCGCCGCCCTGCAGGCGCACCTCGCGGGCGTACTCGCCGAAACTCGGGTACGGGACGAGCACGGAGTCGCCGGGCGCGACGCTCGTGGCGAACGCGAGTCGGAGCGCCGCCAGACCGCCCGGCGTGGGGACGACGCGTTCCGAGTCCTCGACGCCCGCGAACTCGGCGGCGGCCGCCCGGAACTCGGGGTAGTCGTCGTTCGGGTACGACCGCGAGGCGTCGAGCGCGTCGGCGTAGACTTCCTCGACGCCGTCTGGCGTCTTCGGGTTGGTGTTCGCGCTGAACTCCAGCAGGTCGGGGTCGTCGCTCCCGCCGTGGGGGACTCGCCCGACCGCCCGGACGCTATCGGGGTCCATCGTCGCCTCCCGGTTCTCTCGGCGGGGAATCCGACAGCAGTTCCGCCGCGAGTTCGGCGTCCGAACGTCGGTTCACGTTGACCGCGAATCGTGCGTCGTAGGTCGTGTACATGGTGTCTCGGTCGGCGTCGGCGACGACGTTGGCGCCGGTCGGCGCGAGTTCCCGGCCCCGGCCGTCGCCGTCGGGTTCGAAGGTGGTGTCTGCGCTCGCGCCCAGCGCGCGCTTCAGCGCGGCGGGGACGCAGACGGTGAGCGACCCGCCGTCGAAGGCGTCGAGGACGTCGTCGACGGCGTCGCCCGCTAGCAGGGGCAGGTCCGCTGCGACCGTGAAGACCGGCTGGTCGACGGTTTCGAGCGCGACCTGGAGGTCGGCGACGTAGCCCTCGCCGGGCGTCTCGACCACGCCGAGCGAGTCGCGGGCGGCGGCGTACTCGCGGGTCGCGGGAGCGTGGGGCGAGACGACCGCGTAGGTGGTATCGACCCGACTGTCGGCGAGTGCGTCGGCGACGCGCTCGACCATCGGGACGCCACCGACCTCGAACAGCGGTTTCTCGCGCTCGGCGTCGAGGCGGGTGCCGCGCCCGCCGCACATCAGAAGCGCGTCCACGCGAGCACCTCCGAGAGCAGTCCATTTGTGAGTCCTACGCGGAGTCCCGCGTCGAGCGCGACGACGCCGGCGTGGAGTCCCGCGAGTCGGGCGAGTTCGTTGGTCGCGCCGAAGGCGTCGCCCGAGACGCCGCCGAGCGCCCGCCGGGTCCAGCCCAGGACCGCCAGCGACGCGACGAGTGCGCCGGCGAGCGCGGCCGCGCCGACCCAGCCGAAGAGGAGAACCGGGGCGGCGACGGCGGCCGCGGCGAGTAGCGCCGTCGGCCCGTTGTCGGTGAACCCCGAGCCGAGTCCCTCGTGGGCCGGGTCGCCGAGGCAGGCGAGGCCGGCCATGCCGAGTTTCGCGCCGACCTCGGCCGCGACGACGACGGCGACCGCTGCGAGGGGCCGAACCCGGGCGAGCGCCAGTCCCGCCAGCGCGAGGCCGGCGACGACGAGCGCCAGTGCGAGCACCGCGCCGACGCCCGCGTCGGTGTCCTTCATCACCGCGCGGCGGTCGGCCGAGTCGCCGTGGACGACCGCGGCGTCGCCGAGGTCGGCGACGCCGTCGGCGTGGTTGATGCCGGTGACGGCGTAGACGGCGAGGAGGTACGCGAACGCGGCGGTCGGCGCGGGGAGTCCGAGGAGGAACGCGACCGAGACGAGCGCGCCGACGACCCACCCGGCGAGCGGGAAGGCGGCGGGCGTCGCCCGGAAGGCGTCCCACGCTCGCCGGTCGCGGCCGGTCGGCAGTCGGGTCAGGAAGCCCAGCGCGCCCCGGACCGCGCTCACGATTAGGGTCACGGAATCACCTCCGAAGCCCCGAAGACGAACAGCACCGAACCGACGTACGCCAGCGCGCCCGCGACGCCGACGATACGAATCCCGGCCAGCGACGTCTCGACCGTCGGGAATCCGGCTCGTGGGTTGAGCGCATAGACGCCGGGCTTCTCGAGGCGGGCGTCCACCGCCGCCGCCAGCGTCGCCATCGGCCACCCCGAGTTCGGCGAGGGCGGCGCGTCGGCCCACCGTCGGGCGGCGACCAGCGACCCGGGCGCGAGCGCGGCGAGCGCGACGAGCGCCGCGCTCGCCCGCGCGGGGAGCCACATGACGGCGTCGTCGAGTCTGGCGCTCGCCGTGCCGTGGGGTTTGTGGGGGTAGCCGAGCATCGAGTCGAGCGTGTTGACCGCCTTGACCCACGCGGCCGCGCCGGCCGCCAGCGCGAGCGAGACGGGCGCGAGCGCGGCGAACGCCAGCAGGGGCGCGACCAGGCCGTCGGCCAGGTTCTCGGCGGCGCTCTCGACCGCGGCGCTCCGGACCTCGCCGGCCGACAGGTCGGCGGCGTCCCGACCCGCCAGCCAGCGCAGGCGCTCGCGGGCGGTCGGGAGGTCCGAATCGGTCGCGAGCGCGACTTCGCGGGCTTTCCGATAGAGCATCCTGAGGCTGGTCGCGCTAAAGAGTGCGAGTCCCGCGATGAGGACGCCGGCCCAGGGCGCGAGTCGCCCCGCGAGCGCGGTCGCCGCGGCGACCGCGCTCGCGGCCAGGAGCGGAAGGACGACGGCGACGGCCAATCCCGCAAATTGCGGTCCTGGCCGTCGCCACTCGCGGTCGAACGGGGCGACGAGCCTTCCGAACCAGGCTACCGGGTGGAACCGGGTCGGGGGTTCGCCGACCGCCAGGTCGAGCGCCAGCGCCAGCGCGACGGCCCACACGGGGTTCGCCGGAAGTTCGACGGCGGGATTCATCCGTTCGTCTCCAACCACGTCGGGAACTCGACCAGCGGAACCTCCGACACGAGGACGGCCTCGCCGCCGGCGTCGGCGACGCCGCCGTCGGTTTCGGGGTCGTCGCCGACGTGGACGAGGTCCTCGACGGGTGCGCCGAGTTCGTCGGCGCAGGTTTCGAACGCCCGCGGATGGGGCTTGCGCCACCCGCAGGCGACGCTGGTCACGACGGCGTCGAAGGCGTCGCGGTCGAGGTCCGAGCGGATCACGGTTCGGCGGGCGAGTTCCGGCACCGAGCAGTTCGAGAGCAGTCCCACCGGACCGCGCTCGCTCGCCGCCCGGACCGCCTCGACCGCGCCCGCTCGCGTCTCGACCTCGGGGTCGAACGCCGCCACGACCGCACGCCGGGCGGCGTTGCCCGGCGCGTCGACGCCCCTGCTGGCGAGTGCGGCGCTGACGTGGGCCGGGAGCGGAACTTCCGCGCCGGAGGGAGCGTCGACGTGGACCTCGCGGTAGGCGTCGCCCCAGTCGTCGGGGACCGCCACGTCGCGCTCGCGGAGTTCCGCGGCGACGGCGTCGGCGGGGTCGCTCGGCCGGTCGGCGTCCACGAGCGTCCCGAAGAGGTCGAACGATACTGCCACTACGTCGGTATTAGGGCAAGTGAACTTGAAGAATTCGGAGCGACTCGGCCGCCTCTCGGAGCGAACATATGGACCCACTACCCGCCGGTATGCGAGCGCGGGGAACGCGACGCTCGTCGACTTCAGTCACCTCCTTACGGCGAATCGGCCCAGTTGTAGCGCATGACGAGGGTGTCCTCGTCGATTTCGCCCGCGAGTTTGTCGACGAGTTCGTCGCGTTCGAGGTCGCCGAACTGCTCGAGTTCGTAGGGTTTGACCGTCACCGGACTCGACTCCCCGTTTGCGATGCGCTCTTGCAGTTTCACCACGCCGTAGATGAGCGCCTCGGGCCGCGGCGGACAACCGGGAACGTGGATGTCGACGGGGATGACTTCCTCGGCGCCCTTGATGACGTTGTAGCCCTCCTGGAACGGGCCGCCCGAGATGGAACAGACGCCCATGTTGACGACGAACTTGGGTTCGGGCATCTGGTCGTAAACTCGCTTCATCCGCGGGGCGAACTTCGAGACGATGGTCCCGGGCACGATCATCACGTCCGCCTGCCGGGGCGAGGCTCGCGGCACCCCGGAGCCGAAGCGGTCGAGGTCGTGCTTGACCGCGTAGGTGTGCATCATCTCGAGGCTACAGCAGGCGATGCCGAACTGCAGCATGAACATCGACGAGCCCCGCACCCAGTTCATGAACTTGTCGAACTTCGTGAGAATGAACGGCGAGGAGCCGAACGCCTCCCGAAGCTTCGAGTTGAATCGGCTGTCGACGCCCTCCCTCCGCGCCTCACGCGTCTTGGTCTGTGGTGCTGTACTCTCGTGAATCGCGTCCCGCGGTTCGTTGCTCATTGTCCGTCTGTACGCTCCCGGGGACCGGGCCTGACCGCCGAGTGCGGAACTCCCCTCCCAGAAATACCGCGTAGAAGTTCGTGCGTGGCCCCGTCGGTCCCTCGACTGGCGTTCTTCGGCGAGCACGAAGAGTACTCTGGCCTCGTCCAGACAGTTCTCGAACCGTCTCCGTCATCGCCTGCGAGCGCCCGAGTGCGGCGGAGAGACGGTCGTTGCGGAACGCGATTCAGACGTGACCTTCGCCGACGCTACTCGACGGCGATGACGTTCGATTCGAGGTCCCGCGGGAAGTAGGTCAACCACTCGACGCCGTCTTCGGTGATGGCGACGGTGTCCGAGTGGCGATACCCGTACTCGTCGGTGTAGATGCCGGGTTCGATGGTGTAGACGTGGCCCGGTTCCATCTCGGCGTCTCCCTCGTCTCTGGTTTCTCGGCCCTCGCAGTGGGCGGTCCACCCACGGTCGATGTACGGCGGTTCGTGGGCGCCGAGACCGATGTTGTGCCCGACGTGGTGGCGCGCGAGGTCGGCGACGCCCTGCTCCTCGAAGTAGTCCCACACGGCTTCGTCGACGCTGGAGACGGGGACGCCCGGCCCGAGCGCGTCGATGGCGATGGTCTGGGCTTCGAGCATCAACTCGAAGTAGTGGGCCTGCTCGTCGGTGGGTTCGCCCAGGAACATCGTCCGTTCGAGTTCCGAGAAGTAGCCGTCGACGTTCGCGCTCGCGCCGGTGATGAGCACGTCGCCCTCCTGCAGGCGGCGGTTCGCGGTGTGGCCGTGGGGCAGGGCGGTCTGCTCGCCGGTGATGTAACCCGCGAACGCCGGGCCGTCGCCGCGAGTGCGCGGGACGTACTCCGAACCGAGCGTGTCGAGCATGGTTCTGGAGGCCTCCATCGACGCCCGCTGGCTCACGGTCGCGGGGTGGGCGCCGACCTCGGTGTAGTCGGCCAGGTAGCGGTGGGCGAGGTTGCCCCACCGCGCCGACTCCCGTATCAACTCGACCTCCGCGTCGGATTTAGCCCACCGCATCCGGTCGACCCAGTTCTGGGTTTCGACGGTCACGAACTCCGAGAGCTTCGGCCCCTCGTAGCCCATCACGCCCGGCGCGCCGTCGGCGTCGGCCGCCACGGACTCGGCGCCGAGGTCCGAGAGCATCGACGCCGCGGTTCGAATCGGCTCGCCGCCGGGGTAGTCGAAGTAGTGGTGGACGGCGTCGACGCGCGGGTTGGCCTCGACGCGCTCGACTTCGAGGCGCGGCACCGTCAGTTCGACGCGGTCGTCGGTGACCGCGAGCGCGACCGGCCGCTCGGTCTGGATGTGGTCGAAGCCCGTCAGGTACTCGATGCTGGTCGCGCCGAACCAGACGCCCGCCTCGGCGCCTGCATCGGCGATGCGCTCGCGGACGGCCGCGAGTCGGTCGGCGAACTCGGAGTCGGGTACGCGGGTCGGCATTTGCTACGAGCGACGGAACGCGCCGTGTTAAACGTTCACCCGCAGGCAAATCGGCCGGCGACGCGACGACCCATCGGGTCGTCGGGTCGCCGATTCGTCTCTCGTGTCGACTCCTCTCGCGTCGATTCTTCTCACCTGGACTCCTCTCGCGTAGATTCTCCGCTCGGATAGGCGACACTTATCGAGAACGCCGACCCGAGTCAGACGCGGGGACCGACGGTTCGCTCGGCCTAACTCCGCGCCCGCGGTCCAAATACGGGATTTCGAACGGGAAACGCCCGATTTCCCGCGTAAATCTGCCTTAATCCGGTTTCAAGCCGTCTGAACCGGGGTTGAGGGCTGTACGGATTCAAACGGCTCGACGGCGTCCGGATGACCTGGGAGAACAGATGGTTGACCCAGAACAAGACGCTGATACGAACGACACGATAGACCGACGAACGATACTGAAGGGGACCGCCGTCGCGGGGTTCACCGGCGCCGGACTGACCGGCGCCGCGAGCGCCCAGTCCTGGAAGGAACTCCGGTTCGACTCGGTTTCCGAGGAACTGTTCTCGTACACCGTCAGCGTGAGCGGGGAACTGAAGCGCGCGCCGAACCGGGACGGGGGCGACGAACTGGTCGACGAGAACACGGCGCGGGGCCGGGCCAGGGGCGGCAACCACGACGACTGGTACTTCACGGGCGAGATTACCCAACTCCAACTCAGCGGGCCGGGGAAGGTGTACGTCGACGGAGAACTCGTCGAGGACACCACCGACGACAGCGGGGACCTCCCCAACACGGTGACTATCGAGTCGAAGGGCGAGAAGGTCCGCTATCGGTTCCAGGTCGGCGGAGACGTCGAAAAGGCGGGCGAGGCCGGCGGCACCGACGAGATAGACGGCCACCGGGTGCGGGGCACCGTCGGGACGAGCGACCCCGACGACGAGATAGACACCTACCGGTACTCCGGCGATATCGCGTTCGACGATCCGTCGGGACCGCTGTCGGTGACGCTCGACTTCGGGGACGAGTAGCGGAGGCGACGGGCCTGCG comes from the Halorussus vallis genome and includes:
- a CDS encoding NTP transferase domain-containing protein yields the protein MCGGRGTRLDAEREKPLFEVGGVPMVERVADALADSRVDTTYAVVSPHAPATREYAAARDSLGVVETPGEGYVADLQVALETVDQPVFTVAADLPLLAGDAVDDVLDAFDGGSLTVCVPAALKRALGASADTTFEPDGDGRGRELAPTGANVVADADRDTMYTTYDARFAVNVNRRSDAELAAELLSDSPPREPGGDDGPR
- a CDS encoding NADH-quinone oxidoreductase subunit B, with protein sequence MSNEPRDAIHESTAPQTKTREARREGVDSRFNSKLREAFGSSPFILTKFDKFMNWVRGSSMFMLQFGIACCSLEMMHTYAVKHDLDRFGSGVPRASPRQADVMIVPGTIVSKFAPRMKRVYDQMPEPKFVVNMGVCSISGGPFQEGYNVIKGAEEVIPVDIHVPGCPPRPEALIYGVVKLQERIANGESSPVTVKPYELEQFGDLERDELVDKLAGEIDEDTLVMRYNWADSP
- the cobS gene encoding adenosylcobinamide-GDP ribazoletransferase: MTLIVSAVRGALGFLTRLPTGRDRRAWDAFRATPAAFPLAGWVVGALVSVAFLLGLPAPTAAFAYLLAVYAVTGINHADGVADLGDAAVVHGDSADRRAVMKDTDAGVGAVLALALVVAGLALAGLALARVRPLAAVAVVVAAEVGAKLGMAGLACLGDPAHEGLGSGFTDNGPTALLAAAAVAAPVLLFGWVGAAALAGALVASLAVLGWTRRALGGVSGDAFGATNELARLAGLHAGVVALDAGLRVGLTNGLLSEVLAWTRF
- a CDS encoding HAD family hydrolase translates to MAVSFDLFGTLVDADRPSDPADAVAAELRERDVAVPDDWGDAYREVHVDAPSGAEVPLPAHVSAALASRGVDAPGNAARRAVVAAFDPEVETRAGAVEAVRAASERGPVGLLSNCSVPELARRTVIRSDLDRDAFDAVVTSVACGWRKPHPRAFETCADELGAPVEDLVHVGDDPETDGGVADAGGEAVLVSEVPLVEFPTWLETNG
- a CDS encoding aldo/keto reductase — encoded protein: MSTPSVTLPSGDEMPLVGCGTWKLHDDDVRDSVRAALDSGYTHVDTAEGYMNEAEIGDVLADADAAREDLFLTSKVLPSNLNYESVLDACEASLDRLGTDYLDLYLIHWPNPAISLRETLHAMARLREEGKVRNVGVSNFSAYQLSAAHHVSPVPIAVNQIEFHPWFQRPDLVEYCRETDVVVEAAAPLARTEVLGDDTVRELAEKYDRTPAQVVLKWAVEQDVVVIPKSSSAEHVRENAELFDWELDAADRRRLDDLDRDYPVYDKPARDWTGDVYGISR
- a CDS encoding twin-arginine translocation signal domain-containing protein, which produces MVDPEQDADTNDTIDRRTILKGTAVAGFTGAGLTGAASAQSWKELRFDSVSEELFSYTVSVSGELKRAPNRDGGDELVDENTARGRARGGNHDDWYFTGEITQLQLSGPGKVYVDGELVEDTTDDSGDLPNTVTIESKGEKVRYRFQVGGDVEKAGEAGGTDEIDGHRVRGTVGTSDPDDEIDTYRYSGDIAFDDPSGPLSVTLDFGDE
- a CDS encoding aminotransferase class I/II-fold pyridoxal phosphate-dependent enzyme: MDPDSVRAVGRVPHGGSDDPDLLEFSANTNPKTPDGVEEVYADALDASRSYPNDDYPEFRAAAAEFAGVEDSERVVPTPGGLAALRLAFATSVAPGDSVLVPYPSFGEYAREVRLQGGDPEFVPAAEVLDADPAGRAAAVVCNPNNPTGRAYDEALRAFAAECRDADCLLVVDEAFLGFTDRPSLADTEGVVVARSLTKLFGLPGLRAGFAVGVGEEREALETARRAWNLGTPAAAVGAHCLRDGAFVAETRERVRRERARMADALGERFEVHPSEAPYLLVDVGERDPGAVVAAARERGIAIRDATTFRGLDSHVRVAVRLPEENDRLLAVMRDV
- a CDS encoding adenosylcobinamide amidohydrolase, with protein sequence MFETTVRADALRLRRPDTRWLSTGWAGGFADAAAAYNVSVPEGFDRTDLDDYVAERRDRAGFAEPGPALLTGVDLRHARGARRGSVEAVVTAGVSNPAALPMVDLASPDPAAAAAGSGDSEASEGSDDAERSTRETDEWRPGTVNVVVGTTRALDNAGLATLLSVAVEAKTATLLAETGFPGTTTDAVVAACDPAGEPATFAGSGTSVGAAARACVRDALRESLRSRYAETALPESVEAAEYGVTTDRTAETFEP
- the cbiB gene encoding adenosylcobinamide-phosphate synthase CbiB, which codes for MNPAVELPANPVWAVALALALDLAVGEPPTRFHPVAWFGRLVAPFDREWRRPGPQFAGLAVAVVLPLLAASAVAAATALAGRLAPWAGVLIAGLALFSATSLRMLYRKAREVALATDSDLPTARERLRWLAGRDAADLSAGEVRSAAVESAAENLADGLVAPLLAFAALAPVSLALAAGAAAWVKAVNTLDSMLGYPHKPHGTASARLDDAVMWLPARASAALVALAALAPGSLVAARRWADAPPSPNSGWPMATLAAAVDARLEKPGVYALNPRAGFPTVETSLAGIRIVGVAGALAYVGSVLFVFGASEVIP
- a CDS encoding M24 family metallopeptidase, with translation MPTRVPDSEFADRLAAVRERIADAGAEAGVWFGATSIEYLTGFDHIQTERPVALAVTDDRVELTVPRLEVERVEANPRVDAVHHYFDYPGGEPIRTAASMLSDLGAESVAADADGAPGVMGYEGPKLSEFVTVETQNWVDRMRWAKSDAEVELIRESARWGNLAHRYLADYTEVGAHPATVSQRASMEASRTMLDTLGSEYVPRTRGDGPAFAGYITGEQTALPHGHTANRRLQEGDVLITGASANVDGYFSELERTMFLGEPTDEQAHYFELMLEAQTIAIDALGPGVPVSSVDEAVWDYFEEQGVADLARHHVGHNIGLGAHEPPYIDRGWTAHCEGRETRDEGDAEMEPGHVYTIEPGIYTDEYGYRHSDTVAITEDGVEWLTYFPRDLESNVIAVE